CAAAATAAAGGGTAGTAACTGCGAGCACCCTTCTTGGCTTTATTGAAACCAACGGCGGTACCCTCTGCATGGCCTTTAGTAGACTGGACCGAACCATCAAAGTCCAATGTCAGACGGGGTAGCCGTTCACGCTGCAGCCCCTGTATTACCATTGAGCGGGATAGCCGGCGCACATTTTCGACTCCGTCTTTTTCCATTTGTGAAAGAGCCCTTGAGATGGTTGATACATCAGGCAGCTTGCGTAAACCCATTAGTCGCAGTACGATTGGATCATCGCGGTAGTAGTCGACTTCACGCAGGCGCCGAAAACCAATAAGCAGATGAATAATGAGCAACAATACGATCAGATGCCGACCGAAGATTGGTGAAACATTTAAATGCGAAAAGCATTTTTTAAGCCGCTGCTTCAAATTGAGTCGTTTAAACAATAGCTGAAAGATCAGCAAACCGGAAAACGATGTTAGCTGTTGGTCTTCGAAACGAATCGCTGGAATTTTATGGAATTTTGCCGTAATTTGTGCTTTACTGGACTTCACTTGCGGTGGCCTCCTGGATTAGGGTGATTGTTTGGTAGACAATCTGTTTATACCCAGATTCCATAGGCCTCCGCAAGTTTTTTACTTCTGATTTTCTTACTTTTTTTTGCAACTACAGGGTTTATATCAGTTCGCCAGTATCTAAAAATTAGCAATTATTCATGGTCGAGTAGCCCGGGGGAATTTCACCCCCAGGCCCTCACAGAACCGAACGTGAACCTCTCGATTCATTCGGCTCCTGCCAGCCATCCTCTTTATACCTCTCGGTCCAAAGCCTACGCAAAAAGAACCCGGCTCCTCCCCCGCTTTAGCGGGGTTGACCATCGCTTGCTGCCAGCTGGCTCATCCCCTTCGCTCCAGCCCCATTACAGAACCTTCAACACTAATACAGGATGATCCGCCCCCTTCATGTGCATCGATACTTTCCCCCTTCGTGGTCCGCACTTATAGGGTTTTCTCTTAACATCACATGAAGAGTTCCCACGTTCCGCACAGAAGCCTAAATCAGAGTCACGCCACCTTTATGCCGGACGCCGCCCAGGCAGTAAGCAGGTTGCCCCTGGACTTATCCTGGTGTAGAGATAGCCACCAGTTTTGACGCCATCTTTATGTTTTCGACACCTCATCGGATGGTTCGCTTGCGCTCGTCTCTCTGATTCACAACTGATCCCGTCTGGCGGGACCTTTTCCTCAACGCTCACCACCATGGCTTTTGACCACAGCAGCTTGAGGTGCTTTGGGGCCTGTTCCTGCAAACCGACCCCGAGGGGCCTACCCTCATCTTCTGTGCAACCTCGTGGCGCACTACCTCCAACATATCCAAATTTTCATAGACACTAAAAAAGTTGTGATATCCTACTGTTAATTCAAGCTTGGACTCACCTTACCATTTTGTGTAGCTAAAAATCGGTCAAAATTATTCCATATTTCTAATAAGTTCCCTTTTGCGAACCTTTCCAAGAGAAGTGCGCGGAAAATCTTCGCAGAAGGTGATGTTGCGGGGGCATTTAAATTTTGCCATCTGCTCCCGGCAAAAAGAGAAGATGTCTTCGGCACTCAGACCGGATTCTTCTTGAGCAATCACAAAAGCATGCCCGACTTCGCCCCAGCGCTCATCGGGTATACCCACCACCGCGATGTCTTTGACGTCCGGGTGCTGTCTTAAGATGCGTTCAACCTCGGCGGGATAGACGTTTTCGCCGCCGGTAATGTACATATCTCTGGCACGGTCCACCAGAAAATAGTAACCGTCTTCATCCATGCGGGCCAGATCACCGGTATGAAGCATTCCGTCACGAATCGTCTCTTCGGTGCGGACCGGATCCTGCCAGTATTCTTTCATCATAATAGAACCACGCACCACAATCTCGCCCACCTCTCCAGGTGGCACGGCGCGGCCATATCTATCGACAATATTGACTTCGGCATGAAATACCGGCCGACCCACCGTCCCCGGCTTGCGAAACGAGTCTTCTTCCGATGCCCACAGCAATATCGAGGTTTCTGTTTGCCCCATCACCTGGCGGAAAGCCAGGCCAGCCTCGCGGCACTGTTCAAAGAGCTCAGGCGTTGTTTTCTCCCCTCCCCCGGCACATACCTTCAAAGACGACATATCACCTCTTGCTGGTGGTTCGACCTTGACTAATGCTCGATACACAGTGGGAATGCCTAGAAATTTGGTCACCTGATAGCGCTCGATATCCTGATAGGCCTTTACGGGGTCGAATTTGGCATGAATCACCAGGGTGGCGCCTTTGTATATCGTTGGCGCCGCCTGAATAAAGAGCCCTCCGGAATGAAAAAGGGGCAATATGACAAGCATTATGTCATCAAAATGCAGTTTGAAAAAAATATCGGCATTCAAGCAGTTAAAAAATGTCTTGCGGTGACTGAGCACGGCGCCTTTCGGTCTGCCGGTGGTACCCGAAGTGTACATGATCACCTGGGGCTCTTCCGGGTCTGCCGGGCCCAGCGTTTGGGTTAAAAAGGGTTTCTGGTTGTCGAAATCAACCGAGGTTGCAGTATAGTCCAAAATCTCCGCATCCACCGGCGTTTTCCCAACCGATGACAGCATCACCGAAGGTTTGGTATTTTTAATATTCAACTTTTTAACGGTAGCCGTAAATTCCTGACCGAAAACAAATAAACGCGGACGGGAATTCTTCAGAAGATAATCGAGTTCCGCGGCCGCCAATCGAAAATTGAGCGGTACAAATATTGCCCCCAGCCGGGCACACGCTAAAAAAAGTTCAATGAACTCGGGACAGTTGTTTAACATGGCAGCAACACGGTCGCCTTTCTCGATTCCCAGAGACTGCAACCAACAGCTGGCCCGGTCCGCCCGTTCATTTAGCTCAAAATAGGTAATTCTTTCGTCTTTGAAAATAATGGCGTCTTTCTTTGGATGCAGTTCCGCCCAGCGTTGTACCCACCAGGCAATGTTCATAGAACGGATCATGGAGAGCCCTGTTACCTTTTTAATTGGATCTTTGATGTGTTAGATAAACGGAGAGCATAATTCTGCTCGAATTTTTTTGTATACTGTATACCAAATGAAGGGTCAAGGTTTTCTTGGGACAATTTCCTTTTCAAATGATTTAAAACTTCAAAGATATTGACAATTTTTTATGTGGCATATTACATCAAGTCATCAATGACGGTATTAGTTACTAATGATTAAAAGGAGGATATCATGGCGTTGCATTTTTCTGCCGAAGAATTTAAAGCCCGCGAAGAACAGGCAATTGAAAAATTGAAAAAGCGGGGGTTGGATGGACTTCTAATGTTTCGCCAGGAAAGCATGTACTATCTGACCGGTTATGACAGTTTTGGATATGTTTTTTTCCAGTGTCTGTATCTGGGTACCAACGGGCATTTTACGCTTTTAACCCGTTCACCGGATCTGAGACAGGCGCGTCATACCTCTATCATAGAAGACATTCGCATTTGGGTAGACAGCGCAGATGCAAATCCAGCGGATCAGTTAAAGGAAATTCTGAACGAATTTGGATGCAGAGGAAAACGTCTGGGGGTTGAGTACGACGCCTATGGATTGACCGCTAAAAATGGAAAATTACTGGAAAATGCCTTACAGGATTTTTGCACACTCGAAGATGCTTCAGATCTTGTGAATCAATTGCGAGTTGTAAAAAGTGACGCGGAGATGGTCTACGTCCGAAAAGCCGCTGAGCTGGCAGATCACGCTTATGATGAAGCCTACCGCCTTGCAAGTGCAGGAGCCGATGAAGGTCATATTTTGGCAGCGATGCAGGGAATCATCTTTTCCGGAGGGGGTGATTATCCGGGTAATGAATTCATTATCGGCTCGGGAAAAGATGCATTGCTATGTCGTTATAAATCTGGTCGTCGCAAACTCGATGCCCAAGATCAATTGACGCTTGAATGGGCCGCTGCTTATCGGCATTACCATGCTGCCATGATGCGTACGATTCCCATTGGCAATGCCACTTCTCGGCATCAGGATATGCATAAGGTTTGTATGGAAGCCATGCAGGCGTGTAAGCATGCCCTTCGACCCGGACGCCCTATCGGAGAGGTGTTTGATGCGTATGCAACCACCTGTGATGCTGCCGATATGCGAGAACACCGTTTAAACGCAACCGGCTACAGCCTGGGAACGACGTTTGCGCCCAACTGGATGGACTGGCCGATGTTTTACCATGCCAATCCGGTGATAGCCGAACCGAATATGGTTTTCTTCCTGCATATGATCCTGATGGACAGCATCAGCAACCATGCCATCTGCTTCGGCCATACAGTGGTCGTGACCGCTACCGGTTGTGAATCATTGTCCGACCGATCCATGGACTTGATCGTCAAATAGGAGGGTTCCCTCCTTCGCCTCTAAGGCTAAGGAGGACAAGCAGGTATCCCGCCTTCGCTAAAGCTTTGGCGCGGCAAGCAGTGTTCTGGTATCAGGAACCAGCAATTCCTATATTTTCATCAGTCGCTAATTTATAAGGTTGATTCAATCCTTAGAGAGTTGCGTTTCAAGGCGCTGCCGCAACCAATCTGGGATGTCTTTTTTCTTGAATGTGTCTATATCCTGACAAACCGTCACATTATGCCCGATTGTCCGCGGTTCTTTATCGCCCTGCTTGAATACCCGATATCCAAAGGTAATTGACGTCCGACCGATTTTTATTATCCTGACTTCGACCTCTATTTGATCTCCGTATCGCAGGGGCCGACTGAAATCGGTTTCCAGATGGACGGTGGGAAGCCCGATACGATGTTCGTTGACCAGGATAGGATAATCAATACCCAGTTCCTGACCAAAAAATTCTTCCAAGGCAACATGAAAATAATGCAGAAACCGCGGATAATAGACAATACCCGCATGATCTATATCGCCAAAACGAATTTTTAACTTAGATCGAAAAGCCATTTTTTTTGTTTGCATCAAAATTATTGAATGATCCCAATATTGAACATCAATGTTACGATATGGGTCTAGCGAAAATGAAATCTTGTTGGATATCGGATCCTATTGTAAAATTTTTTGTACCCAAAATTTCAAATTGCATTTTAGCGTAAAATGCATTTCCCCTGTTATTTTCCTGCCAGCTGCTCAGCCAGATGGATTTAAATGCTTTGCTGCGCGCATAGCTTGTGCAAGCCTTCAAAAGGGCGGCACCAATGCCATAGCCCAAATATTGCTGCATTGAATAAAGTCTGGCAAGCTCGATGGCCGGCAGTGGTTGGACGCAATCCGGAGTCGTGCCTTGATAAAGTTTGGCATACCCTACCCATTTTCTCTTTATCATAGCAATGAAAAATGTGGTGGCACTGTCAAGTAGTTCGGTCGTGATCTGATTTTCGCTAAAAGAACGTGCCACGTAATTTTCCAAATCTTCCTTTTTAAGGAAGGGAGCAAAAGCATCCCTGAAAGTTTTTTCTGCCAGTTTTGCCAGAGAGGCGGCATCGGACGGTACTGCAAGCTGAATGATGGGTGTTTCAACGTTCATTTTACTCTGTGTTTACAATAGAAAGTCCCAAGGCACTTAACACATCAATCGTAAAATTGTCCAATATTGTTGTCTTGATCAAATCCCAATTTTGGCTCTAATGGACAATACCACATTAATGGACGACAATAAATAATCGGCATGAGACTCAATTGTCCGATGCCTGTATTTTAATTTTCTTGCGGCAGACTTAAAATTCAGTATGGAAATTTTAGAGTTTCTAAACGAAATGTGCAATAATTATAAGGGGGCTCTAAAGATTCGATAAAGATACGCAACCCACAATTCTTGCCCTTGCAAAAAATTTTAGATTTGCCTATGCATTATGCAATAGTGGCGCAAATAGGAGACAGACATGAAAATATGGAAATTAATCTTGTGCGGTTGCGGAGTGATGGGGCGTAAAACAGCCGAGGCATTGCTGAGAAAACATTCCTACCAGATTGTCGGTGCTGTGGATATCCATTCAGATCTTGTCGGAAAGGATTTAGGGGATCTCTTTGAAAACCGGCACCAGACCGGCGTTATTATTCATGAGAAAATAAAGGAACTTTTTGATTCCGTCAAAGCCGATGCTGTAATACTCACAACAACCTCCCACCTGGAAAATATCAAGCCGCAAATTGAGGAGTGCCTGGAGGCAGAGCTCAACGTTGTCTCAACTTGTGAAGAGCTGGCCTATCCCTGGATAAGGCATCCGGAGATCGCCAGCAGCATCGACCGAAAAGCCAAAGAGAAGGGTGTTACCGTAGTGGGCACAGGCATTAATCCGGGATTTTTGATGGACACCCTGCCGGCAATCCTCACAGGTCCTTGTTTGAGCGTTGATTCGATCAAAGTTACGCGAATGATGGATTCTTTCAGACGCCGGGTTCCGTTCCAAAGAAAAGTCGGTACCGCCCTGAGCAGGGCGGAGTTTCGCCGACAAATCGAGAATGGTGTCATCACCGGTCACGTGGGCCTGTTGGAATCAATTAATATGATTGCCGCTGCCGTAAACTGGAAATTGGACGAGTTGGTTGAATTACCACCCAAGCCGGTCTTGGCCGAGACAGAAACAGACACCGCCCTTGGAGTTGTGACGGCTGGCAATGTGATTGGTCTTTCCAGTGTTGTCTATGCCAAGAAAGCTGGCCGTGAGGTCATCCGGCTTGAATTTGTCGCCAACGCTTCGGTGAAAGATGAGTACGATGAAATTATTATCGAAGGCCGTCCCCGGATTCATCAAAGGATCCTGGGTGGTGTTCATGGCGACTTGGGCACAGTAGCCATAACCATTAATACCATATCCCGAGCGGTGGAAGGCCCACCCGGGTTGAAAACTATGTTGGAATTGCCTCCAGCTGTCTATGTTCCCTGAGTTGTTGTGAGATTTCAGATCCTACCTTATCGTTACCGGTTTCTTTTTTAGGGTCGATTGCATAGCGATATCTGTCACTATAAATTTAATCATCCTAAAGCCAGAGCAACCATACCGCCTACCATAACAGTTGCACCAATAATGCGCTGTCTAATTTGTCCTTCACCTAACATCCGCGCACCCATCAAAGTACCGATAAGGATGCTGATCTCCCTTGCAGGTGCTACATAGCTGACTGGAGTAAAAACAAGCGCTGAAAGTATAAGAATATACGAAAGCGGAATTAACAGAGCAATTCCAATAACTTCCCGCCGATGGTGAGTCCACTCAAATCGAACTTTTTCCCAATTTGAAAGGGCATAGGGCGTCATAAGTAGCATCCGGCCGAAATTAGCTATGTAGTCGAGCAAGATGGGCGGGACAAGCCGGTTACTTACCGTGTATTTGTCAACCATTGTATAAGCTGCAATTGCAAGCCCGGTCAGAAGGGCATATCCAACTGCTCGACCTGAACCGGACATCAGCAGCAATTTTGGACTTCCCATGAGATATAACATCCCGCACACGATAGCTGCCGCCCCGCATAAAGCCAATAAAGACGGTCTTTCCTGAAAAATTGTTATCGCTAGGAAGACGGTGATAACCGGCGCGGAACACCGGGCCAAGGGATAGACCAGAGATAGATCGCCACTCCTGTATCCGCGCGTTAAAAGAAGAAAATATGCAGTGTGGAGCAGTGAAGATAAAGCAAGACACAGGATTTCAATACCGCCGATATGGGGCCGATATAAAACGGCAACAACGGCTGCAACCGGAAGATATATTACACTAGAAATCGCCCCAAAAAGCCAAATAAACGGGACGCTACCGCCGGAATGTTTGGCGAAAAAATTCCAACTGGCATGAACAATTGCAGCAACCAAAATCAGCAGGAGTGCGATGCTGTTCATATGATGATGCACCCTAAAGCCATCAGGACTCATAAAGCGGCGAAATCCTGAGCCCTAACCAGGATCAATTTTTAAGTTTATCAGTAAATCTGCAGGAATTAACTACTGTGATTCCATTTGCGGTTCCTTAGTTTAACTTGTCGGATAAAGTAAGTCCAAATGAGATAGCACCCCAATAACGATAGTGAGGCGCTTGCGGTATGACTGTCGCTGAGTATCTTAATTTTATGTCGTTAATTTTTCAACTGCTTGTTTGATTCTGTTCAATCCAGTTCTTATGCTTTCCATATCAGCAGCATAAGAAAGGCGAATGTATTCGTCGCAGCCGAATGCAGCCCCCGGCACCAACGCCACATGGCCCTCTTCCAAAAGATAAGAACACAGTTCCACCGAGCCTGCTATTCTGCGGCCCCTGTAAGATTTGGCAAAAAGCTCCGCCACATGGGGAAACGCATAAAAGGCCCCTTCCGGCATTCTGCAAGTAACACCGTCAATTTCGTTGAAGCTTTTTACGACATAATCACGCCGCTGCTGATAGGCGGCTCGCATCTTTTCAACCGATCTCTGATCACCCATCAAAGCCTCTTTCGCGGCATACTGAGCGATCGAATTAGGGTTCGATGTCATCTGCCCCTGAATTTTTGTCATGGCCTTGATTATTTCGCGTGGACCGGCGGCATATCCAATGCGCCACCCTGTCATGGCGTAAGCCTTGGATACCCCATTGACGGTGATAGTCCGCTCCTTGATCTCATCACCCAGACTCGCAATGCTGATAAACTCGTTATCGCCATAAACCAACTGCTCATACATTTCATCAGCGATCAGGATCAGGTCATTTTTCAGCGCAAACTGTGCTACCACCTCCAATTCGTCGCGGGTGTAAACTTTGCCGGACGGGTTGCTGGGATTGCTGAATATGACAGCTCTGGTTCGTTTTGTAAGAACCCCGCTTAGGTCATCTGCCGTCGGGGCCAGTGCGGGTGACCGGGTCGTATCCACGAAAACAGGTGATGCGCCGGCCAGGCTTACCTGGGCAGGATAGGTCACCCAGTGGGGGCTTAAAACAACAACCTCGTCGCCCGTGTCAAAGATCGCCTGAGATATATTGTAAAGCGTATGTTTGCCACCACACGACACAAGTATCTGTTCCGGTGAATAGTGAAGTGTGTTATCTTGCTCGAGCTTGCGGCAGATTGCTGCTTTTAGCGTGTCTATGCCTGCCACCGCAGTGTATTTTGTATATCCGGCATTAATGGCGTCTACCGCTTTGGCCTTTATGTTATGCGGGGTGTCAAAATCCGGTTCACCCATGGCGAAACTGATGATCTCGACCCCCTCCTGCTTTAATTGCTGGGCTTTTTCACCGATAGCAATGGTTTGGGATTCACCCATATTTTTGATTTTTTGCACAATAAATTTTTCGTAATCCATGATAACCTCCAGATATGGCCCTGAATGCAGAAAAGCTTATTAGGTATCGCTTCTTCTGCGCATATCCTCTAAATCGGTTTAACGCAGATATTTTTTTTCATTGTCTTTCATTTCCGGAACGCCTTGCAATTCGAACAGGTGATTTACCGGAACGAGTTTCTCATCAATATTTTCTATACTTCTATTTTGCCTGATCCGATTAAAAAGATCCTCCATCGCCTTTACGGCAACCCGCACGCCCTGATTGGCATAAATAACCATCTTGACTTTGCCGAGCTTTTCGATGTCCTTCTCCGTAAGACTGGGGTAATTCGTCGGGATAATAACCAGAGGAGTATCAAGATCCCAATTCTTGACAAATTCAAGGATCTCCTCCGGATCTGAAGATTTGGAATGGACTAAAATCGCATCGGCTCCAGCCCCTGCATACCGGTAAGCCCTCATTCGGGCTTCTTCCTGCCCCCAACCTGCAATCAGGGCTTCGACGCGGGCGATTACCATAAAGTCGGATGTTGTTTGGGCGGATTTGGCAGCCTCTATTTTACCCTCAAATTCTTCTATCCGCAGCAGTTCTTGTCTGCCGCCTGCAAGAAGGCTGGTATCCTTGGGAAACTTCTTATCTTCAATTGAAACCGCAGCAATTCCGGCTTCCTCGTATCGTTTAACCATATACATCACGTTTGTGGCATTGCCATACCCCGTATCACAGTCCGCTACAATAGGAATATTAATGACTTCATTCATCGAACGCGCAGTCTCTAAAAACTGATTCATCGAAATTAAGCTTGCATCCGGAATTCCATATGAGGTGGAAATTTCAAACCCACTGGCCCATACGCCATCAAAACCGGCTCTTTCTATCAGCTTAGCGCCTAAGCCATTGTGTGCCCCCGTAATCACAGTTAAAGGTTTTTTATCAAATAATTTGCGAAGCTGTTGTGCTTTCGTCATTCCCAGTCCTCCTCGTGTATGTCGTCCATATGTCGAATTTGACTTGGCTTTAGCCGTGTATCGCTCTTTCCACCCTGTTTAAAACTTCTTCCAGAACACTACGGGGACATGCGAAATTGAGTCTCTGGAACCCGTCGCCGCCTTCGCCGAATACATAACCATCATCGAATACCACCCCGGCTTTTTCAATAATGAAATTGTGAAGCTCATCCTTATACATCCCGAGTTTTCTAAAATCCAGCCATGCCAAATGTGTCCCTTCGGGCCTGATCAGTTCAACCTGCGGCAGTTTCTCCTCTAAGTAATTGTCCAAAAAATTCAGGTTCTCTTCCAGATATTCCAGGCACTGCTCAAGCCATTCTTCTCCATAGTTATAAGCCGCCTCAACTGCAACAAGGCCAAAGGGATTCAATTGCTCATAACCATTTTTTGATAATTCAAGTTCAAAAGCTTGGCGCAGTTTTTCGTTGGAAACAATAAGGTTTGCAGCCTGAACTCCTCCCAGATTAAACGCCTTATTGACAGAAGTGCTGGCGATCGAGTTTAATGCGAATTCAGTCGATATACTCGCAAAGGGTGTATATTGATGCCCTTTATATACTGTATCCAGATGCACCTCATCCGATATAACAATAACATTGTGCCTCAAGCATATTTCGCCGACCTTTGTTAGTTCTTCCCTGCTCCATACTCTTCCCACGGGATTATGCGGATTGCACAAAAACATTAATTTGGCAAGAGGATCGCGAGCTTTTTCCTCAAGATCCTCCAAATCCAGGGTGTATCTTCTATTTTCTAATTTCAACGGACTCATCAGCGGTTGTCGCCCGTTTTTCAGTGTAGCCCCCATAAAAGGGAAATAAGCGGGAGTTGGAATTAACACTTTTTCCGAAACAGACGTAAAAGTATTGATAAGGATATGGATTGCTGAAGTAGTTCCCGGTGTGGGAACGATCCATTCAGGTTGAATATCCCAGTGGTGTCTTTTTTTCATCCAGTGACACACTGCTTTAAAATAGGCCGGGCTCTTTCCTGTGTAACCGAAAATTCCATGTGAGGCTCTTTTTACAAGAGCATCGATTATCGGTTGGGCCGTTTTGAAATCCATGTCTGCAACCCACATTGGAATCGGACCGCCGGGTTCAAAATATCGTTCGGTATACACAAAATATTTGGTTGCCAAATCTTCGGGGAAAAAATTCCATTTATATGAGTTTGTGCCCTTGCGACTGACGACGGTGTCAAAATCGTATTTTATCCCTGATGATGATTTGTCCATAGCTATAACCTCCCCCAATAGAATCAGATCCGAAGCCAGATGTGTCAATCAAAATCAAATTGGCTGAACTAATAAACTTTTCTATATTTGGTATATTCTTTTTGCAATTTTCGCGTTATGGGTCCTGGCATACCGGTACCGACTTTCCAGTCATCAACTT
This is a stretch of genomic DNA from Desulfobacterales bacterium. It encodes these proteins:
- a CDS encoding transposase; the protein is MKSSKAQITAKFHKIPAIRFEDQQLTSFSGLLIFQLLFKRLNLKQRLKKCFSHLNVSPIFGRHLIVLLLIIHLLIGFRRLREVDYYRDDPIVLRLMGLRKLPDVSTISRALSQMEKDGVENVRRLSRSMVIQGLQRERLPRLTLDFDGSVQSTKGHAEGTAVGFNKAKKGARSYYPLF
- a CDS encoding pyridoxal phosphate-dependent aminotransferase — its product is MDYEKFIVQKIKNMGESQTIAIGEKAQQLKQEGVEIISFAMGEPDFDTPHNIKAKAVDAINAGYTKYTAVAGIDTLKAAICRKLEQDNTLHYSPEQILVSCGGKHTLYNISQAIFDTGDEVVVLSPHWVTYPAQVSLAGASPVFVDTTRSPALAPTADDLSGVLTKRTRAVIFSNPSNPSGKVYTRDELEVVAQFALKNDLILIADEMYEQLVYGDNEFISIASLGDEIKERTITVNGVSKAYAMTGWRIGYAAGPREIIKAMTKIQGQMTSNPNSIAQYAAKEALMGDQRSVEKMRAAYQQRRDYVVKSFNEIDGVTCRMPEGAFYAFPHVAELFAKSYRGRRIAGSVELCSYLLEEGHVALVPGAAFGCDEYIRLSYAADMESIRTGLNRIKQAVEKLTT
- a CDS encoding Xaa-Pro peptidase family protein, giving the protein MALHFSAEEFKAREEQAIEKLKKRGLDGLLMFRQESMYYLTGYDSFGYVFFQCLYLGTNGHFTLLTRSPDLRQARHTSIIEDIRIWVDSADANPADQLKEILNEFGCRGKRLGVEYDAYGLTAKNGKLLENALQDFCTLEDASDLVNQLRVVKSDAEMVYVRKAAELADHAYDEAYRLASAGADEGHILAAMQGIIFSGGGDYPGNEFIIGSGKDALLCRYKSGRRKLDAQDQLTLEWAAAYRHYHAAMMRTIPIGNATSRHQDMHKVCMEAMQACKHALRPGRPIGEVFDAYATTCDAADMREHRLNATGYSLGTTFAPNWMDWPMFYHANPVIAEPNMVFFLHMILMDSISNHAICFGHTVVVTATGCESLSDRSMDLIVK
- a CDS encoding GNAT family N-acetyltransferase, whose amino-acid sequence is MNVETPIIQLAVPSDAASLAKLAEKTFRDAFAPFLKKEDLENYVARSFSENQITTELLDSATTFFIAMIKRKWVGYAKLYQGTTPDCVQPLPAIELARLYSMQQYLGYGIGAALLKACTSYARSKAFKSIWLSSWQENNRGNAFYAKMQFEILGTKNFTIGSDIQQDFIFARPIS
- a CDS encoding DMT family transporter yields the protein MNSIALLLILVAAIVHASWNFFAKHSGGSVPFIWLFGAISSVIYLPVAAVVAVLYRPHIGGIEILCLALSSLLHTAYFLLLTRGYRSGDLSLVYPLARCSAPVITVFLAITIFQERPSLLALCGAAAIVCGMLYLMGSPKLLLMSGSGRAVGYALLTGLAIAAYTMVDKYTVSNRLVPPILLDYIANFGRMLLMTPYALSNWEKVRFEWTHHRREVIGIALLIPLSYILILSALVFTPVSYVAPAREISILIGTLMGARMLGEGQIRQRIIGATVMVGGMVALALG
- a CDS encoding MalY/PatB family protein translates to MDKSSSGIKYDFDTVVSRKGTNSYKWNFFPEDLATKYFVYTERYFEPGGPIPMWVADMDFKTAQPIIDALVKRASHGIFGYTGKSPAYFKAVCHWMKKRHHWDIQPEWIVPTPGTTSAIHILINTFTSVSEKVLIPTPAYFPFMGATLKNGRQPLMSPLKLENRRYTLDLEDLEEKARDPLAKLMFLCNPHNPVGRVWSREELTKVGEICLRHNVIVISDEVHLDTVYKGHQYTPFASISTEFALNSIASTSVNKAFNLGGVQAANLIVSNEKLRQAFELELSKNGYEQLNPFGLVAVEAAYNYGEEWLEQCLEYLEENLNFLDNYLEEKLPQVELIRPEGTHLAWLDFRKLGMYKDELHNFIIEKAGVVFDDGYVFGEGGDGFQRLNFACPRSVLEEVLNRVERAIHG
- a CDS encoding thioesterase family protein, which translates into the protein MAFRSKLKIRFGDIDHAGIVYYPRFLHYFHVALEEFFGQELGIDYPILVNEHRIGLPTVHLETDFSRPLRYGDQIEVEVRIIKIGRTSITFGYRVFKQGDKEPRTIGHNVTVCQDIDTFKKKDIPDWLRQRLETQLSKD
- a CDS encoding isocitrate lyase/phosphoenolpyruvate mutase family protein: MTKAQQLRKLFDKKPLTVITGAHNGLGAKLIERAGFDGVWASGFEISTSYGIPDASLISMNQFLETARSMNEVINIPIVADCDTGYGNATNVMYMVKRYEEAGIAAVSIEDKKFPKDTSLLAGGRQELLRIEEFEGKIEAAKSAQTTSDFMVIARVEALIAGWGQEEARMRAYRYAGAGADAILVHSKSSDPEEILEFVKNWDLDTPLVIIPTNYPSLTEKDIEKLGKVKMVIYANQGVRVAVKAMEDLFNRIRQNRSIENIDEKLVPVNHLFELQGVPEMKDNEKKYLR
- a CDS encoding long-chain fatty acid--CoA ligase, with protein sequence MNIAWWVQRWAELHPKKDAIIFKDERITYFELNERADRASCWLQSLGIEKGDRVAAMLNNCPEFIELFLACARLGAIFVPLNFRLAAAELDYLLKNSRPRLFVFGQEFTATVKKLNIKNTKPSVMLSSVGKTPVDAEILDYTATSVDFDNQKPFLTQTLGPADPEEPQVIMYTSGTTGRPKGAVLSHRKTFFNCLNADIFFKLHFDDIMLVILPLFHSGGLFIQAAPTIYKGATLVIHAKFDPVKAYQDIERYQVTKFLGIPTVYRALVKVEPPARGDMSSLKVCAGGGEKTTPELFEQCREAGLAFRQVMGQTETSILLWASEEDSFRKPGTVGRPVFHAEVNIVDRYGRAVPPGEVGEIVVRGSIMMKEYWQDPVRTEETIRDGMLHTGDLARMDEDGYYFLVDRARDMYITGGENVYPAEVERILRQHPDVKDIAVVGIPDERWGEVGHAFVIAQEESGLSAEDIFSFCREQMAKFKCPRNITFCEDFPRTSLGKVRKRELIRNME